In a genomic window of Methanosarcina horonobensis HB-1 = JCM 15518:
- the trpA gene encoding tryptophan synthase subunit alpha, with product MRTELRAIELKRQKISEKFDELKKKKEGALIGYVMAGDPSVEATFGIVKALAEGGADIIELGFPFSDPVADGPTIQVAGQRALAAGMDIERYFELVRSLDVEVPLVCMTYYNPVFRYGVEKFVENAAEAGISGLIIPDIPVEEAADLKTSCNTYGLDLIFLVAPTTTDARIRKILQKGSGFIYLVSRLGVTGARDDVAGSTKELLARVKTDIPKAVGFGISTGKQAAEVRKAGADGVIVGSAFVRIVEEGKDVNERLEALARELKSGILEAN from the coding sequence ATGAGGACTGAACTTAGGGCAATTGAACTTAAAAGGCAAAAAATCTCCGAAAAATTCGATGAACTCAAGAAGAAAAAAGAAGGGGCCCTGATTGGCTATGTGATGGCAGGAGACCCCTCTGTTGAGGCAACCTTCGGGATTGTAAAGGCTCTGGCAGAAGGGGGAGCAGATATAATCGAGCTTGGATTCCCGTTCTCTGACCCTGTGGCTGACGGGCCGACAATACAGGTCGCAGGACAGAGGGCACTTGCAGCAGGCATGGATATTGAGCGCTATTTCGAACTTGTCAGATCCCTTGACGTTGAAGTTCCTCTTGTGTGCATGACATACTACAACCCCGTGTTCAGGTACGGAGTGGAAAAATTTGTGGAAAATGCCGCAGAAGCCGGAATCAGCGGACTGATAATACCCGATATCCCGGTAGAAGAAGCAGCTGACCTGAAGACAAGCTGTAATACATATGGGCTTGACCTGATCTTTCTGGTCGCACCTACCACAACCGACGCAAGGATCCGGAAGATTCTGCAGAAAGGTTCGGGCTTTATCTACCTCGTATCAAGGCTCGGGGTTACGGGAGCAAGAGACGATGTTGCAGGCTCAACAAAAGAACTGCTTGCCAGGGTAAAGACAGATATTCCGAAAGCTGTGGGTTTTGGGATTTCGACAGGAAAGCAGGCTGCCGAAGTTAGAAAAGCCGGGGCGGATGGTGTAATTGTAGGCTCGGCTTTTGTCAGGATCGTCGAAGAAGGAAAAGACGTAAACGAAAGGCTGGAAGCCCTTGCAAGGGAACTCAAATCCGGCATACTTGAAGCAAATTGA
- the trpB gene encoding tryptophan synthase subunit beta — protein sequence MAGTTILELQVKGKYGKYGGQYVPEVLMPALEELEEGYERYKNDPEFLAELDHYLKDFAGRETPLYLARNLSKKYGTKIYLKREDLVHGGAHKLNNAIGQALLAKYMGKTRLIAETGAGQHGTATAMAGANLGFETVVYMGAKDVKRQQMNAYRMELMGTEVKPVETGSKTLKDAINEAFRDWVTNIGNTHYLIGSVVGPHPYPMIVRDFQSVIGREVKEQAMEKEGRLPDTIIACAGGGSNAMGTFYPFIEDREVRLIAVEAGGKALKCTEKAALHSASLCAGEEGILHGARTKVLQDKNGQILESESVSAGLDYSGVGPELAALAESGRVTARYVTDDEALEAFNELSRHEGIIPALESSHALAYLKKASEAGELGEFVVVNLSGRGDKDLETVLSLKRGI from the coding sequence TTGGCAGGAACTACAATTTTAGAATTACAGGTAAAAGGAAAGTACGGGAAATACGGAGGGCAGTACGTGCCAGAAGTCCTCATGCCGGCTCTGGAAGAGCTCGAGGAAGGGTATGAGAGATACAAAAATGACCCAGAATTTCTTGCAGAACTTGACCACTACCTGAAGGATTTTGCAGGCAGAGAGACTCCTCTTTACCTTGCCCGAAACCTGAGCAAAAAATACGGGACAAAGATCTACCTCAAAAGGGAAGACCTTGTGCACGGAGGAGCCCACAAGTTAAACAATGCCATAGGACAGGCCCTTCTTGCGAAATATATGGGAAAAACCAGGCTGATTGCAGAAACAGGGGCAGGACAGCACGGGACTGCAACTGCAATGGCAGGGGCAAACCTGGGGTTTGAAACCGTTGTCTACATGGGAGCAAAAGATGTCAAACGCCAGCAGATGAACGCATACAGAATGGAACTCATGGGCACAGAGGTAAAACCCGTAGAAACAGGTTCAAAAACCCTTAAGGACGCAATCAATGAGGCTTTCAGAGACTGGGTTACAAACATAGGAAACACCCACTACCTCATAGGATCGGTTGTGGGTCCCCATCCCTATCCGATGATTGTAAGGGACTTTCAGAGTGTTATAGGGCGTGAGGTAAAGGAACAGGCAATGGAAAAAGAAGGCAGGCTTCCCGATACAATCATTGCCTGTGCAGGAGGTGGGAGCAATGCGATGGGAACTTTCTATCCCTTTATCGAAGACAGAGAGGTCAGGCTGATTGCCGTAGAAGCCGGGGGAAAAGCCTTGAAATGTACGGAAAAGGCAGCTCTTCACTCGGCTTCTCTCTGCGCTGGAGAAGAAGGGATCCTTCACGGAGCAAGGACAAAGGTCCTGCAGGATAAAAACGGGCAGATCCTTGAATCAGAATCCGTGTCAGCAGGGCTTGACTACTCGGGAGTAGGACCTGAGCTGGCTGCCCTGGCTGAAAGCGGTAGGGTTACAGCTCGTTATGTAACGGATGACGAAGCACTTGAAGCTTTTAACGAACTGAGCCGGCATGAAGGAATCATTCCTGCTCTTGAATCTTCGCATGCCCTTGCATACCTGAAAAAAGCGTCAGAAGCAGGAGAGCTTGGAGAGTTTGTGGTAGTAAACCTCTCAGGAAGAGGGGACAAAGATCTGGAAACCGTACTGAGCCTGAAGAGAGGGATCTGA